The following proteins come from a genomic window of Maylandia zebra isolate NMK-2024a linkage group LG22, Mzebra_GT3a, whole genome shotgun sequence:
- the fam83hb gene encoding protein FAM83H isoform X2: MPHRSQSSSIGDNPLDPNYLPPHYREEYRLAIDALIENDTQGYYEFLQNADMAGFLAQPEIEHIKLTIQGPSQPTGVPELTYHEGGVEDDGSSDTYWPVQSDLAAPGLDLGWPQHSFVDPTEVTTLVNPSDPDMPSIKEQARRLIKNARQVIAVVMDMFTDIDIFSDLLDAAGRHVPVYILLDQLEAHHFVSMVLNCKVNLEFIPMIRVRTVAGIPYYTRTGKSFKGQVKDRFLLADCRAVLSGNYSFMWSYEKIHRCIAHLFLGELVATFDEEFRILYAQSEPLVIDPNNTALTVSDPSSTGNYLGSQFGLKRSQSLRNTVGYRRQPEIPPAFPYGDTDRNPVLPFRRNDAFRQTLEPGTGITIGKYSQQQFRLQQSFLEQGRSIVSRQMEMSASAFKRHSYAEGTQETYASSRQFMQQRVMNNLDETDFHREQIQSSHFYSEGPGPGSGHGHFDRLRGRPPHLSIDQYSDSSYRSDQEPPPGQYGRDYFSSEDLRGPEGHNAPPLAGRYGGGSSHKRPTIGQAYACQSSPTHPHPPEKKNFNKQFDQEHEEDSSAKQGLRSWRIHSYLNTYEDTGEEGLAQPMGPDAFDEPSQAVQPTETESSAPRYGIKEPPNVPPKPRPDILRPRFGKPKLPESSNKDSGLPTSKDLLPSRLVLDRKEREEEKEREPERSKAREGGTDVEAKGAPELLLSKHESFRSRVNPLLQRSSRLRSSLIFSSSKAEIHSGSLGLKPATEEDEELDSVRTSSIVAQILEKRRSLTREPFDWRRKTEEKKEKEEKQEKLEEKEIRLKDEIKPKEEPKETNEKVKTTFTLEKPKVTDSSSLNMNDPASRLQYFKDLAAKTKVSKTETEPSLKALEPAEKRQDLSDKPPNITTTLKTPAVTLSTAEPEQTKPDVSAKLAEINNRRPSVSSSRPPLIFPKPFISSQKPSEIVQSQKEESASEGQKKDLFKSLKPLHSPKIFKKEPVKLKGIHPRRISCGEEILTTDATDAEKTEMKKSRSHSSSTLSHEDSKEGLQKVMGSTTSINTIGEGKGEGKTLDFLKKQTQRLKGFLGPKDKEKKTSGEDRGMSTVIEVTDNSSKKQSSSSKDTASTTADQSTTNHKTSTTGTSVMSRYQPAGGSVLYSSNLRDDTKVILEQISANSQKNRQEREETGGNKDGDAGDKGTEKQSSLKRNRFLRPQGNNQEREGLLRRIESLRKEKKVYSRFEMGNNLG, from the exons GCTGCCCCGGGGCTGGATCTGGGCTGGCCGCAGCACAGTTTCGTTGATCCCACAGAGGTCACAACTCTAGTCAACCCCTCTGATCCTGACATGCCGAGCATAAAGGAGCAGGCGAGGAGACTCATCAAGAACGCACGCCAA GTTATCGCTGTGGTGATGGACATGTTCACAGATATTGACATCTTCAGTGACCTCTTGGACGCAGCAGGACGACACGTTCCTGTTTATATTTTACTGGATCAGCTGGAGGCTCATCACTTTGTCTCTATGGTCCTCAACTGCAAAGTCAACCTGGAGTTTATTCCG ATGATACGTGTCCGGACTGTGGCGGGAATACCTTATTACACCCGGACAGGGAAATCATTTAAGGGGCAGGTGAAAGATCGTTTCCTATTGGCTGACTGCAGAGCTGTACTCAGTGGGAACTACAG TTTCATGTGGTCCTATGAGAAGATCCACCGCTGCATCGCCCACCTCTTCCTTGGGGAGCTTGTTGCCACCTTCGATGAAGAGTTTCGCATTCTGTACGCTCAGTCAGAGCCTCTGGTTATTGACCCAAACAATACAGCGCTTACTGTCTCTGATCCCAGCAGCACCGGCAACTATTTAGGCAGCCAGTTTGGATTAAAGAGGTCCCAGTCTTTGCGTAACACAGTAGGTTACCGAAGGCAGCCTGAGATTCCCCCTGCCTTCCCCTATGGTGACACTGATCGTAACCCCGTGCTTCCTTTCCGGAGAAATGACGCGTTTCGTCAAACCCTGGAGCCCGGGACAGGAATTACTATTGgaaagtattcacagcagcagtttcGTCTTCAGCAGTCATTCCTGGAACAGGGGCGGTCCATCGTGTCCAGGCAGATGGAGATGAGCGCCAGTGCCTTCAAGAGGCACAGCTATGCAGAAGGAACCCAGGAAACATACGCGTCTTCAAGACAGTTTATGCAGCAAAGAGTCATGAACAATCTGGACGAGACAGACTTCCACAG AGAACAGATTCAAAGCAGCCATTTTTACAGTGAAGGGCCCGGGCCAGGTTCTGGCCACGGACACTTCGACAGACTTCGAGGCCGTCCTCCGCACCTCTCCATTGACCAGTATTCAGACTCAAGTTATCGCTCAGACCAGGAGCCTCCACCTGGGCAGTATGGCAGAGACTACTTTTCATCTGAGGACCTGAGAGGACCCGAGGGCCACAACGCCCCTCCGTTAGCTGGGAGGTATGGGGGAGGATCCTCCCATAAGAGGCCAACCATAGGACAGGCGTATGCTTGTCAGAGCTCACCAACACACCCCCACCCACCTGAGAAGAAAAACTTTAACAAACAATTTGATCAAGAGCATGAGGAGGACTCAAGTGCAAAGCAAGGCCTGAGAAGCTGGAGAATCCACTCCTATCTAAATACTTATGAGGACACTGGAGAAGAAGGCCTGGCTCAGCCTATGGGTCCTGATGCTTTTGATGAACCTTCTCAAGCTGTGCAACCAACTGAAACTGAAAGTTCAGCTCCACGCTATGGAATAAAAGAGCCACCAAATGTTCCTCCCAAGCCCAGACCTGATATCCTGAGGCCACGTTTTGGAAAGCCTAAACTACCTGAGAGCAGCAATAAAGACTCTGGCCTACCAACGTCCAAGGATCTACTTCCTTCCCGCCTTGTACTGGACAgaaaagagagggaggaggagaaggaaagagagccagagaggaGTAAAGCAAGGGAGGGGGGCACAGATGTGGAGGCGAAAGGTGCTCCAGAACTCCTTCTATCCAAACACGAGTCATTCCGGTCGCGTGTTAACCCGCTCCTTCAGCGCAGCTCTCGACTGCGCTCCTCACTTATATTCTCATCTTCTAAAGCAGAGATACACAGTGGTAGCTTAGGTCTAAAACCAGCGACGGAAGAGGATGAGGAGTTGGATTCAGTGCGCACTTCATCCATTGTGGCCCAGATCCTAGAAAAGAGGAGGTCATTAACTCGTGAGCCTTTTGATTGGCGAAGGAAGACCgaggagaagaaggagaaagaagaaaaacaggagaagCTAGAGGAAAAGGAGATACGGTTAAAAGATGAGATTAAACCTAAAGAGGAACCTAAAGAAACTAATGAAAAAGTAAAGACAACATTTACGCTTGAAAAACCTAAAGTCACAGATTCATCATCTCTGAACATGAATGATCCGGCCAGCCGTTTGCAGTACTTCAAAGACCTAGCTGCCAAGACAAAAGTCTCGAAAACAGAGACAGAGCCATCGCTAAAAGCCTTAGAGCCCGCTGAAAAAAGGCAAGATCTTTCTGATAAACCTCCCAACATTACAACAACTTTGAAGACCCCAGCTGTCACACTCAGTACAGCAGAGCCTGAGCAGACAAAGCCAGACGTCTCAGCAAAACTGGCTGAGATCAATAATCGCAGACCTTCAGTCAGTTCATCAAGGCCACCACTAATCTTTCCCAAGCCTTTTATAAGCTCACAGAAGCCTTCAGAGATAGTGCAGTCTCAGAAAGAGGAGAGTGCATCAGAAGGTCAAAAGAAAGATCTATTCAAGTCTCTAAAGCCTCTGCATTCACCTAAGATCTTCAAGAAGGAGCCGGTGAAACTTAAAGGGATACATCCTCGTCGCATCTCCTGTGGGGAGGAAATTTTGACCACAGATGCTACAGACGCAGAGAagactgaaatgaaaaagagTCGCTCTCACAGTTCTTCAACTCTGTCACATGAAGACTCTAAGGAAGGGCTGCAAAAGGTTATGGGCTCTACCACGTCCATCAATACCATTGGTGAGGGAAAGGGTGAGGGTAAGACACTCGACTTCCtaaagaaacagactcagagGCTAAAGGGATTCCTGGGACCCaaggacaaagaaaagaaaacctcaggAGAGGATAGGGGCATGAGCACGGTCATAGAGGTTACTGACAATTCGAGCAAAAAACAGAGCTCATCGTCTAAAGATACAGCGTCTACGACTGCTGATCAATCCACCACCAATCATAAAACATCAACAACCGGAACATCTGTCATGTCCCGATACCAGCCCGCAGGCGGCTCTGTTCTGTACAGCAGCAACTTACGAGACGACACCAAAGTCATTCTGGAGCAAATCTCCGCCAACAGCCAAAAGAACCGCCAGGAGCGGGAGGAGACGGGAGGGAACAAAGATGGAGATGCTGGAGATAAAGGAACGGAGAAACAGAGCTCCTTAAAAAGGAACCGATTTCTGCGACCGCAGGGCAACAACCAGGAGCGGGAGGGACTGCTGAGGAGGATAGAGAGCCTGAGGAAGGAGAAGAAGGTCTACAGCCGTTTTGAG ATGGGGAATAACCTGGGATAA
- the fam83hb gene encoding protein FAM83H isoform X1 encodes MPHRSQSSSIGDNPLDPNYLPPHYREEYRLAIDALIENDTQGYYEFLQNADMAGFLAQPEIEHIKLTIQGPSQPTGVPELTYHEGGVEDDGSSDTYWPVQSDLAAPGLDLGWPQHSFVDPTEVTTLVNPSDPDMPSIKEQARRLIKNARQVIAVVMDMFTDIDIFSDLLDAAGRHVPVYILLDQLEAHHFVSMVLNCKVNLEFIPMIRVRTVAGIPYYTRTGKSFKGQVKDRFLLADCRAVLSGNYSFMWSYEKIHRCIAHLFLGELVATFDEEFRILYAQSEPLVIDPNNTALTVSDPSSTGNYLGSQFGLKRSQSLRNTVGYRRQPEIPPAFPYGDTDRNPVLPFRRNDAFRQTLEPGTGITIGKYSQQQFRLQQSFLEQGRSIVSRQMEMSASAFKRHSYAEGTQETYASSRQFMQQRVMNNLDETDFHREQIQSSHFYSEGPGPGSGHGHFDRLRGRPPHLSIDQYSDSSYRSDQEPPPGQYGRDYFSSEDLRGPEGHNAPPLAGRYGGGSSHKRPTIGQAYACQSSPTHPHPPEKKNFNKQFDQEHEEDSSAKQGLRSWRIHSYLNTYEDTGEEGLAQPMGPDAFDEPSQAVQPTETESSAPRYGIKEPPNVPPKPRPDILRPRFGKPKLPESSNKDSGLPTSKDLLPSRLVLDRKEREEEKEREPERSKAREGGTDVEAKGAPELLLSKHESFRSRVNPLLQRSSRLRSSLIFSSSKAEIHSGSLGLKPATEEDEELDSVRTSSIVAQILEKRRSLTREPFDWRRKTEEKKEKEEKQEKLEEKEIRLKDEIKPKEEPKETNEKVKTTFTLEKPKVTDSSSLNMNDPASRLQYFKDLAAKTKVSKTETEPSLKALEPAEKRQDLSDKPPNITTTLKTPAVTLSTAEPEQTKPDVSAKLAEINNRRPSVSSSRPPLIFPKPFISSQKPSEIVQSQKEESASEGQKKDLFKSLKPLHSPKIFKKEPVKLKGIHPRRISCGEEILTTDATDAEKTEMKKSRSHSSSTLSHEDSKEGLQKVMGSTTSINTIGEGKGEGKTLDFLKKQTQRLKGFLGPKDKEKKTSGEDRGMSTVIEVTDNSSKKQSSSSKDTASTTADQSTTNHKTSTTGTSVMSRYQPAGGSVLYSSNLRDDTKVILEQISANSQKNRQEREETGGNKDGDAGDKGTEKQSSLKRNRFLRPQGNNQEREGLLRRIESLRKEKKVYSRFEVVYHSKGDVCSVDGKAI; translated from the exons GCTGCCCCGGGGCTGGATCTGGGCTGGCCGCAGCACAGTTTCGTTGATCCCACAGAGGTCACAACTCTAGTCAACCCCTCTGATCCTGACATGCCGAGCATAAAGGAGCAGGCGAGGAGACTCATCAAGAACGCACGCCAA GTTATCGCTGTGGTGATGGACATGTTCACAGATATTGACATCTTCAGTGACCTCTTGGACGCAGCAGGACGACACGTTCCTGTTTATATTTTACTGGATCAGCTGGAGGCTCATCACTTTGTCTCTATGGTCCTCAACTGCAAAGTCAACCTGGAGTTTATTCCG ATGATACGTGTCCGGACTGTGGCGGGAATACCTTATTACACCCGGACAGGGAAATCATTTAAGGGGCAGGTGAAAGATCGTTTCCTATTGGCTGACTGCAGAGCTGTACTCAGTGGGAACTACAG TTTCATGTGGTCCTATGAGAAGATCCACCGCTGCATCGCCCACCTCTTCCTTGGGGAGCTTGTTGCCACCTTCGATGAAGAGTTTCGCATTCTGTACGCTCAGTCAGAGCCTCTGGTTATTGACCCAAACAATACAGCGCTTACTGTCTCTGATCCCAGCAGCACCGGCAACTATTTAGGCAGCCAGTTTGGATTAAAGAGGTCCCAGTCTTTGCGTAACACAGTAGGTTACCGAAGGCAGCCTGAGATTCCCCCTGCCTTCCCCTATGGTGACACTGATCGTAACCCCGTGCTTCCTTTCCGGAGAAATGACGCGTTTCGTCAAACCCTGGAGCCCGGGACAGGAATTACTATTGgaaagtattcacagcagcagtttcGTCTTCAGCAGTCATTCCTGGAACAGGGGCGGTCCATCGTGTCCAGGCAGATGGAGATGAGCGCCAGTGCCTTCAAGAGGCACAGCTATGCAGAAGGAACCCAGGAAACATACGCGTCTTCAAGACAGTTTATGCAGCAAAGAGTCATGAACAATCTGGACGAGACAGACTTCCACAG AGAACAGATTCAAAGCAGCCATTTTTACAGTGAAGGGCCCGGGCCAGGTTCTGGCCACGGACACTTCGACAGACTTCGAGGCCGTCCTCCGCACCTCTCCATTGACCAGTATTCAGACTCAAGTTATCGCTCAGACCAGGAGCCTCCACCTGGGCAGTATGGCAGAGACTACTTTTCATCTGAGGACCTGAGAGGACCCGAGGGCCACAACGCCCCTCCGTTAGCTGGGAGGTATGGGGGAGGATCCTCCCATAAGAGGCCAACCATAGGACAGGCGTATGCTTGTCAGAGCTCACCAACACACCCCCACCCACCTGAGAAGAAAAACTTTAACAAACAATTTGATCAAGAGCATGAGGAGGACTCAAGTGCAAAGCAAGGCCTGAGAAGCTGGAGAATCCACTCCTATCTAAATACTTATGAGGACACTGGAGAAGAAGGCCTGGCTCAGCCTATGGGTCCTGATGCTTTTGATGAACCTTCTCAAGCTGTGCAACCAACTGAAACTGAAAGTTCAGCTCCACGCTATGGAATAAAAGAGCCACCAAATGTTCCTCCCAAGCCCAGACCTGATATCCTGAGGCCACGTTTTGGAAAGCCTAAACTACCTGAGAGCAGCAATAAAGACTCTGGCCTACCAACGTCCAAGGATCTACTTCCTTCCCGCCTTGTACTGGACAgaaaagagagggaggaggagaaggaaagagagccagagaggaGTAAAGCAAGGGAGGGGGGCACAGATGTGGAGGCGAAAGGTGCTCCAGAACTCCTTCTATCCAAACACGAGTCATTCCGGTCGCGTGTTAACCCGCTCCTTCAGCGCAGCTCTCGACTGCGCTCCTCACTTATATTCTCATCTTCTAAAGCAGAGATACACAGTGGTAGCTTAGGTCTAAAACCAGCGACGGAAGAGGATGAGGAGTTGGATTCAGTGCGCACTTCATCCATTGTGGCCCAGATCCTAGAAAAGAGGAGGTCATTAACTCGTGAGCCTTTTGATTGGCGAAGGAAGACCgaggagaagaaggagaaagaagaaaaacaggagaagCTAGAGGAAAAGGAGATACGGTTAAAAGATGAGATTAAACCTAAAGAGGAACCTAAAGAAACTAATGAAAAAGTAAAGACAACATTTACGCTTGAAAAACCTAAAGTCACAGATTCATCATCTCTGAACATGAATGATCCGGCCAGCCGTTTGCAGTACTTCAAAGACCTAGCTGCCAAGACAAAAGTCTCGAAAACAGAGACAGAGCCATCGCTAAAAGCCTTAGAGCCCGCTGAAAAAAGGCAAGATCTTTCTGATAAACCTCCCAACATTACAACAACTTTGAAGACCCCAGCTGTCACACTCAGTACAGCAGAGCCTGAGCAGACAAAGCCAGACGTCTCAGCAAAACTGGCTGAGATCAATAATCGCAGACCTTCAGTCAGTTCATCAAGGCCACCACTAATCTTTCCCAAGCCTTTTATAAGCTCACAGAAGCCTTCAGAGATAGTGCAGTCTCAGAAAGAGGAGAGTGCATCAGAAGGTCAAAAGAAAGATCTATTCAAGTCTCTAAAGCCTCTGCATTCACCTAAGATCTTCAAGAAGGAGCCGGTGAAACTTAAAGGGATACATCCTCGTCGCATCTCCTGTGGGGAGGAAATTTTGACCACAGATGCTACAGACGCAGAGAagactgaaatgaaaaagagTCGCTCTCACAGTTCTTCAACTCTGTCACATGAAGACTCTAAGGAAGGGCTGCAAAAGGTTATGGGCTCTACCACGTCCATCAATACCATTGGTGAGGGAAAGGGTGAGGGTAAGACACTCGACTTCCtaaagaaacagactcagagGCTAAAGGGATTCCTGGGACCCaaggacaaagaaaagaaaacctcaggAGAGGATAGGGGCATGAGCACGGTCATAGAGGTTACTGACAATTCGAGCAAAAAACAGAGCTCATCGTCTAAAGATACAGCGTCTACGACTGCTGATCAATCCACCACCAATCATAAAACATCAACAACCGGAACATCTGTCATGTCCCGATACCAGCCCGCAGGCGGCTCTGTTCTGTACAGCAGCAACTTACGAGACGACACCAAAGTCATTCTGGAGCAAATCTCCGCCAACAGCCAAAAGAACCGCCAGGAGCGGGAGGAGACGGGAGGGAACAAAGATGGAGATGCTGGAGATAAAGGAACGGAGAAACAGAGCTCCTTAAAAAGGAACCGATTTCTGCGACCGCAGGGCAACAACCAGGAGCGGGAGGGACTGCTGAGGAGGATAGAGAGCCTGAGGAAGGAGAAGAAGGTCTACAGCCGTTTTGAGGTAGTCTATCACAGTAAGGGAGATGTTTGCAGCGTAGATGGGAAAGCAATatga